In one window of Aquamicrobium sp. DNA:
- a CDS encoding FAD:protein FMN transferase, with translation MQATPTRRRFIGISAAATGLALLPFGAAAVPAEAVRWRGRALGAAAELIVHHPDRAQGERLIARAAGEIARLEHIFSLYRPDSTLSTLNRQGALAAPPAELVEVLEVSRTVWTLSGGAFDPTIQPLWLAYADHFAAPGADPAGPSPEIIERALAIVGLDKVAFNRDRIAFSRPGMALTLNGIAQGFITDRIVELLRAGGVTSTLADVGEIRALGRRPDGSPWQVGIAGSGERIDLVDRAIATSSASGFRFGGTTGPGHILDPRSGLGECLHESVSVLAPEAATADALATAFCLMETARIEALLPSLPGVEVRLS, from the coding sequence ATGCAGGCAACCCCGACCCGCCGCCGCTTCATCGGCATCTCGGCAGCAGCGACCGGCCTTGCCCTCCTGCCCTTCGGAGCCGCGGCCGTGCCGGCCGAGGCCGTCCGCTGGCGCGGGCGCGCGCTCGGCGCCGCTGCCGAGCTGATCGTCCACCATCCCGACCGGGCGCAAGGAGAACGCCTCATCGCCCGCGCCGCCGGCGAGATCGCCCGGCTGGAACACATCTTCAGCCTCTACCGGCCGGATTCGACGCTCTCGACGCTCAACCGGCAAGGCGCGCTTGCCGCCCCTCCGGCGGAGCTGGTGGAGGTTCTGGAGGTGAGCCGCACCGTCTGGACCCTGAGCGGCGGCGCGTTCGACCCGACGATCCAGCCGCTGTGGCTGGCCTATGCCGACCATTTCGCCGCGCCGGGCGCCGACCCCGCCGGCCCGTCGCCTGAAATCATCGAACGGGCGCTCGCGATCGTCGGTCTCGACAAGGTTGCCTTCAACCGCGACCGCATCGCCTTTTCCCGGCCCGGCATGGCGCTGACGCTGAACGGCATCGCCCAAGGGTTCATCACCGACAGGATCGTCGAGCTGCTGCGCGCCGGCGGCGTCACCAGCACCCTCGCCGATGTCGGCGAGATCCGCGCGCTCGGCCGCCGCCCCGACGGCTCGCCATGGCAAGTGGGCATCGCCGGCAGCGGCGAGCGGATCGATCTCGTCGACCGCGCCATCGCCACGTCGAGCGCGTCCGGCTTCCGCTTCGGCGGCACGACAGGCCCCGGCCACATCCTCGACCCGCGCAGCGGCCTTGGCGAATGCCTCCACGAGAGCGTCAGCGTGCTGGCGCCCGAGGCCGCGACCGCCGA
- a CDS encoding nitrous oxide reductase accessory protein NosL, which yields MRFPLAAPLFVVLALIAGCSQQEELPMLDPFTLDAEAIGRYCGMNVLEHDGPKGQIILTRIPEAIWFSSARDAVAFTMLPDEPKNIAAIYVSDMAVAESWEQPGADNWIDAKTAFFVLGSRQRGGMGTAETVPFSTEDAARAFAAANGGEVMRFDDIPLDYVLGGPDADEDEDTEPVGAIPPHGNH from the coding sequence ATGCGTTTCCCCCTCGCCGCCCCGCTTTTCGTCGTGCTCGCGCTCATCGCCGGCTGCTCGCAGCAGGAGGAGCTGCCGATGCTCGACCCCTTCACGCTCGATGCCGAGGCCATCGGCCGCTATTGCGGCATGAACGTGCTGGAGCATGACGGGCCGAAGGGCCAGATCATCCTGACGCGCATCCCCGAGGCGATCTGGTTCTCCTCGGCCCGCGACGCGGTCGCCTTCACCATGCTGCCGGACGAGCCGAAGAACATCGCCGCGATCTACGTCTCCGACATGGCCGTGGCGGAAAGCTGGGAGCAGCCCGGCGCGGACAACTGGATCGACGCCAAAACCGCCTTCTTCGTCCTCGGCAGCCGCCAGCGCGGCGGCATGGGCACCGCCGAGACCGTGCCGTTCTCGACCGAGGACGCCGCCCGCGCCTTCGCTGCCGCCAATGGCGGCGAGGTGATGCGCTTCGACGACATCCCGCTCGACTACGTGCTCGGCGGCCCTGATGCGGACGAGGACGAAGACACCGAGCCCGTCGGCGCGATCCCCCCGCACGGAAACCACTGA